One window from the genome of Lutra lutra chromosome X, mLutLut1.2, whole genome shotgun sequence encodes:
- the ARMCX2 gene encoding armadillo repeat-containing X-linked protein 2, with product MSRVRDAGCVAAGIVIGASAWYCVYKYARGRNQTKKRMAKPKTRAVAGNGARARAGPRAGFTIDLGPGFGPPTPVRTRTEDGAQDEASALEAAGDEAVAPAAASAEAQSGAGNQVQETEGARVGSKAEPVARATAPSSMAPPPGEAEASVAAEAPTVARAPKSPEAPGTAEATGLPMVPPRAPAPTEAAASTEAAEAPVPTMPPAAPVPSGATVPTGAAEAPGTSGYPRTAAPSKKATPGAHTGAIPKAGSVAGAVPKGGAKGTRSRTGGKGKGKKNKVEVDELGLGFRPGDGAAAAAAASANGGQAFLAEVPDSEEGESGWTDTESESDSEPETQQRGRGGRRPVPMQKRPFPYEIDEILGVRDLRKVLALLQKSDDPFIQQVALLTLSNNANYSCNQDTIRKLGGLPIIANMINKTDPHIKEKALMAMNNLSENYENQGRLQVYMNKVMDDIMASNLNSAVQVVGLKFLTNMTITNDYQHLLVNSIANFFRLLSQGGGKIKVEILKILSNFAENPDMLKKLLSTQVPSSFSSLYNSYVESEILINALTLFEIIYDNLRAEVFNYREFNKGSLFYLCTTSGVCVKKIRALADHHDLLVKVKVIKLVDKF from the coding sequence ATGAGCCGAGTTCGAGATGCTGGCTGTGTCGCCGCCGGGATAGTGATTGGGGCTAGTGCCTGGTACTGTGTCTACAAATATGCCAGGGGAAGAAACCAGACAAAGAAGAGAATGGCCAAGCCCAAGACAAGGGCTGTGGCTGGGAATGGAGCCAGGGCTAGAGCCGGACCAAGGGCCGGATTCACAATTGACCTTGGGCCTGGATTCGGTCCTCCAACCCCAGTCCGCACTCGGACAGAGGACGGGGCCCAGGATGAAGCCTCTGCTCTGGAAGCAGCTGGAGATGAGGCAGTGGCCCCAGCTGCAGCCAGcgctgaggctcagagtggggCAGGAAATCAGGTCCAGGAGACAGAAGGGGCAAGGGTTGGGTCTAAGGCTGAACCAGTAGCAAGGGCCACAGCGCCTTCCTCAATGGCACCACCCCCCGGGGAGGCAGAGGCTTCCGTGGCTGCAGAGGCTCCCACAGTGGCAAGGGCTCCCAAGTCGCCAGAAGCCCCTGGCACAGCAGAGGCTACCGGGCTGCCCATGGTGCCTCCCAGGGCACCAGCGCCTACAGAGGCAGCAGCATCTACAGAGGCTGCGGAGGCTCCTGTACCCACAATGCCTCCTGCCGCACCAGTGCCTTCTGGGGCAACAGTGCCTACTGGGGCTGCGGAGgctcctgggacttcaggatacCCCAGAACAGCAGCACCCTCCAAGAAAGCAACGCCTGGGGCTCATACCGGCGCTATACCGAAGGCCGGGTCAGTGGCTGGAGCTGTACCCAAAGGTGGAGCCAAGGGAACCAGGTCTCGGACTGggggcaagggcaagggcaagAAAAACAAGGTGGAAGTAGATGAACTGGGGCTGGGCTTCCGCCCTGGGGATGGGGCTGCGGCAGCTGCTGCAGCCTCCGCTAACGGGGGACAGGCTTTCCTGGCAGAGGTCCCTGATTCTGAGGAAGGGGAGTCCGGGTGGACTGACACAGAGTCCGAGTCAGACTCTGAGCCTGAAAcccagcagagagggagaggggggaggagacCTGTTCCCATGCAGAAGCGCCCCTTTCCTTATGAAATAGATGAGATTCTCGGTGTCCGAGACCTCAGGAAAGTCCTTGCTTTGCTTCAGAAATCTGATGATCCTTTCATCCAACAGGTAGCTTTGCTCACTCTGAGCAACAATGCCAATTATTCATGCAACCAAGACACAATTCGCAAATTGGGAGGCCTCCCAATTATTGCAAACATGATCAACAAAACCGATCCCCACATTAAGGAAAAAGCCTTAATGGCCATGAATAACCTGAGTGAGAACTATGAAAATCAGGGCCGACTTCAGGTATACATGAATAAAGTAATGGATGATATCATGGCCTCTAACTTGAACTCAGCAGTACAGGTAGTCGgactaaaatttttaacaaacatGACAATTACCAATGACTACCAGCACCTGCTTGTCAACTCCATTGCAAACTTTTTCCGTTTGTTATCTCAGGGAGGTGGAAAAATCAAGGTTgagattttgaaaatactttcaaattttgCGGAAAATCCAGATATGTTAAAAAAACTGCTTAGCACCCAAGTGCCATCATCCTTTAGTTCCCTTTATAATTCTTATGTGGAATCAGAAATTCTTATTAATGCCCTTACTCTGTTTGAGATCATCTATGACAATCTCAGAGCAGAAGTATTCAACTACAGAGAATTCAATAAAGGTTCCCTTTTTTACTTATGCACTACATCTGGAGTGTGCGTTAAGAAAATTCGAGCCTTAGCCGATCACCATGACCTCTTGGTGAAAGTGAAAGTTATAAAACTAGTGGACAAATTCTGA